One segment of Pleuronectes platessa chromosome 21, fPlePla1.1, whole genome shotgun sequence DNA contains the following:
- the LOC128427216 gene encoding SRC kinase signaling inhibitor 1-like, giving the protein MQILQQLLELEEPLCRPLSAVTEPLNPAAGKLPRDEESTRTPRVTRLSPTQPALADQANRVSFASAEHLETMSEPDVPIGFNRMNRLRQSLPLARSSSQAKLRAPGVLFLQLGEETRRVHLTHELTSLETLRALIVHMFPQRLTMAMLRSPSTALLIKDETRNIFYELEDPRDVQDRCVIKIYCKEPVYGSYPGQHSPHLANGDLRREMVYAPQDSPPNRRLSTQPLSSQHSSASASPPQGSPSRARLLYSGGGRPSSYAGPAHHTHSLPHPHSQSHHSSPHQQQHQQHQQQHHQQQQQQLHQYPQNPHHPQQAFCASSSSAILERRDVKPDDEVGGSRTMVLLRGDDRGGGGIYADPYSLGPEASRLSLAGGPHSPLPARADPYGSLYRRGGGGGGGGGGAGSVRSLTSYSAAALQGELMESGALYRPGGPLYNDAYAASVLAMGLRVPPPSSPQKIPDMRDSYGGTLPGRGSPGRQSLRRDSVTSSVFGDSPKARGQGGPLGLTSEQLCLMAGPGGEGGVFGSPLLGNETETRERMEAMEKQIASLTGLLQRVLSRAPEAESPEKMESASDGSGTDTGRTKKKKAPPPSAPLALMPPPSSGAHQPVPVSRLQMQLHLQGLQQNTNALRKQLSQLRNMQLENQDSVLTLLRQTESELSLMMLDAMRTQEDPLQRQRLLVEEERLKYLNQEELLIQQLHDLEKSVEELQRNSSMNHGLVTEQEVEQKSKELRILGETISELKNQFPSLQSKMRVVLRVEVEAVKFLKEEPHRLDALLKRCSSMTEALSSLRSVLYPSYMFRQVTEGVWQNADDLSGHSKRAEDLDLLNSPPLSLSDLSSSSGLANWRPASDPDASGHEQDVQPTMSFRTRGLDELPGRRPGDKSVSAEVRLAAERDWEEKRASLTQFSAQDINRLLEETQAELMKAIPDLDFAAKHINKPAVPPKPQITNPVTSTTSTSAAAASTGATPTSTTTPGADQQPGKVQLAAQKLNSLEGGGSHRGSVDLNAARYRTEKSSKSPPPPPPRRSFPSAHGLTTTRTGEVIVTAKNLRMEDDGDIAKTLVKLRRTPSDTPRPASTPPVIAASGVQDEDEEERIIAELEVFERTPVKDSSKRRSITTAAPPTSRSRKNSSSSPGPTKGFTVAARLKHLQQGSLERPKARKQKEDFPKVQGQQQVFHF; this is encoded by the exons ACTCGAACGCCCCGTGTGACGCGCCTCAGCCCGACTCAGCCGGCGCTCGCTGACCAGGCCAACCGGGTTTCCTTCGCCTCGGCCGAGCATCTGGAAACCATGTCGGAGCCGGACGTGCCCATCGGCTTCAACCGCATGAACCGGCTCCGCCAGAGCCTCCCGCTGGCTCGCTCGTCCAGCCAGGCCAAGCTGCGGGCCCCAG GGGTCTTGTTCCTGCAGCTCGGGGAGGAGACGCGCCGGGTCCACCTGACCCACGAGCTGACGAGCCTGGAGACGCTGAGGGCGCTCATCGTGCACATGTTCCCCCAGAGGCTCACCATGGCCATGCTCAG GTCTCCCAGCACGGCGCTGCTGATCAAAGACGAGACCCGGAACATCTTCTACGAGCTGGAGGACCCGCGGGACGTCCAGGACCGCTGCGTCATCAAGATCTACTGCAAGGAGCCGGTGTACGGGAGCTACCCGGGACAGCACAGCCCCCACCTGGCCAACGGAGACCTGcgg AGGGAGATGGTTTACGCTCCTCAGGATTCTCCACCCAACCGGCGCCTCAGCACCCAGCCCCTCTCCTCCCAGCactcctccgcctccgcctCCCCCCCCCAGGGCTCGCCGTCCCGCGCCCGCCTCCTCTACAGCGGCGGCGGCCGACCTTCGTCCTACGCTGGCCCCGCCCACCACACCCACTCCCTGCCGCACCCGCACTCCCAGTCCCACCACTCCTCtccccaccagcagcagcaccagcagcaccagcagcagcaccaccagcagcagcagcagcagcttcaccagTACCCCCAgaacccccaccacccccagcAGGCCTtctgcgcctcctcctccagcgcCATCCTGGAGCGCCGGGATGTGAAGCCAGATGACGAGGTGGGCGGGTCCAGGACCATGGTGCTGCTGCGGGGGGACGAtcgaggtgggggggggatctaCGCCGACCCCTACTCTCTGGGTCCTGAAGCGAGTCGGCTCAGTCTCGCCGGGGGTCCTCACTCCCCCCTCCCGGCCAGAGCCGACCCGTACGGCTCCTTGTACCgccgtggaggaggaggaggaggcgggggcgggggggccgGATCCGTGCGCTCTCTCACCTCCTATTCAGCCGCTGCTCTACAAGGGGAGCTGATGGAGAGTGGAGCCCTCTACAGGCCGGGGGGGCCCCTCTACAACGACGCCTACGCTGCGTCCGTGTTGGCCATGGGGCTGcgggtgccccccccctcctccccacagAAGATCCCTGACATGAGGGACTCGTACGGCGGCACCCTGCCGGGCCGCGGCTCCCCCGGCCGGCAGAGCCTGAGACGGGACTCcgtgacgtcctctgtgttcgGGGACAGTCCCAAAGCCCGGGGCCAGGGGGGGCCCTTAGGGCTGACCTCAGAGCAGCTCTGCCTGATGGCCGGGCCCGGGGGCGAGGGGGGGGTCTTCGGCTCGCCGCTGCTGGGGAACGAGACGGAGACCAG GGAGCGCATGGAGGCCATGGAGAAGCAGATCGCCAGTTTGACCgggctgctgcagagagtccTGAGCAGGGCGCCGGAGGCCGAGAGccc GGAGAAGATGGAGTCGGCCAGCGACGGCTCGGGAACTGACA CTGGACgaactaaaaaaaagaaag ctccgcctccttctgctcctctggCCCTGATGCCTCCTCCCTCGTCGGGCGCCCACCAGCCGGTGCCGGTGTCTCGGCTCCAGATGCAGCTCCACCTGCAGGGCCTGCAGCAGAACACCAACGCGCTGCGCAAACAGCTGTCGCAGCTGCGCAACATGCAG CTGGAGAACCAGGACTCGGTCCTGACGCTGCTGAGGCAGACGGAGTCGGAGCTGAGCCTCATGATGCTGGACGCCATGCGCACTCAGGAGGACCCGCTCCAGAGACAGCGCctcctggtggaggaggagagactcaAGTACCTGAACCAGGAGGAGCTGctcatccagcagctgca CGACCTGGAGAaatctgtggaggagctgcagaggaactcGTCCATGAACCACGGCCTGGTGacggagcaggaggtggagcagaaGAGCAAAGAGCTGAGGATTCTGGGAGAGACCATCAGTGAGCTGaaga ACCAGTTCCCCAGCCTGCAGAGTAAGATGCGGGTGGTGCtgagggtggaggtggaggccgTGAAGTTCCTGAAGGAGGAGCCTCACCGTCTGGACGCGCTGCTGAAGCGCTGCAGCTCCATGACGGAGGCGCTCAGCTCGCTGCGCAG TGTTTTGTATCCCTCCTATATGTTCAGACAAGTCACCGAGGGCGTGTGGCAGAACGCAGACGACCTCTCCGGCCACAGCAAGCGGGCGGAGGACCTGGACCTCCTGAACAGCCCCCCCCTCAGCCTCAGTgacctcagcagcagctccggcCTGGCCAACTGGAGGCCGGCGTCCGACCCAGACGCCTCGGGCCACGAGCAGGACGTCCAGCCGACCATGAGCTTCAGAACCCGAGGCCTGGACGAGCTGCCGGGCCGGCGTCCGGGAGACAAGTCGGTGTCGGCTGAAGTCCGACTG gcggCCGAGCGGGACTGGGAGGAGAAACGAGCCAGTTTGACCCAGTTCAGCGCCCAGGACATCAACCGGCTGCTGGAGGAGACGCAGGCCGAGCTGATGAAGGCCATCCCCGACCTGGACTTCGCTGCCAAGCACATCAACAAGCCGGCGGTGCCCCCCAAGCCCCAGATCACCAACCCAGTTACATCCACCACATCTACTTCAGCTGCAGCCGCCTCCACCGGCGCCACGCCCACCTCCACCACGACGCCCGGCGCCGACCAGCAGCCCGGCAAAGTGCAGCTGGCGGCCCAGAAGCTGAACAGCCTGGAGGGGGGCGGTTCTCATCGAGGGTCCG TCGACCTGAACGCCGCTCGGTATCGAACAGAGAAATCCTCCAAGTCTCCGCCGCCGCCTCCCCCCCGACGGAGCTTCCCCTCAGCACACGGCCTCACCACCACCCGCACCGGGGAGGTCATCGTCACCGCCAAGAACCTGAGG atggaggacgaTGGCGACATCGCTAAGACTCTGGTGAAGCTGCGGCGGACCCCGTCGGACACCCCCCGCCCCGCGTCCACGCCGCCGGTGATCGCAGCGTCTGGGGTtcaggacgaggacgaggaggagaggatcaTCGCCGAGCTGGAG GTATTTGAGAGAACGCCTGTAAAAGATTCTAGTAAACGGCGCAGCATCACGACCGCTGCCCCCCCGACCTCCAGGTCCAGAAAG aacagcagcagctccccgGGGCCGACCAAGGGCTTCACCGTGGCGGCCCGACTCAAGCACCTCCAGCAGGGCAGCCTGGAACGGCCCAAAGCCCGCAAGCAGAAAGAGGATTTCCCCAAAGTCCAGGGCCAGCAGCAGGTATTCCACTTCTAA